The sequence CAGAATTCCAGTGAACCAGGAAACTTAGTAAGCTATGTATTTCAGTTTTACTGAATAAGTAAAACTTAGTAAGCTATGCATTTACTTAGTAAGCTATGCatttcagttttcagttttaGCTTTACCCAAATTGCCCCGATGTCAGTGTAGTTGTAGATCAAGGACGTCACGCATGCTACTTCTTTGCCTACTGTAGTGCTTCGCCCCCTTTGTAACACCTTTGCAacttcttatttgtttttgtatttctccACCTTCTGAGTTCATTATCCCGCCCTTACACTCCCTACATTTTTCTGATTGtagcattataaaaattaaacaaattaaactttattctctttattttttgaatctGAGAATTTCTCAATATCCCTCTGTCAATAACTGTCAATAAATCACAGTTTTTACTGTGTTTTGGGCAAGGAAGGCTTAATGTAAAAATTTGGTTAACCCTGGTAATTGGGTAGAGAAATCTCTGAGCCCTATTCCTCATGAATCTCTGGAAATTGCAACCAACTCtaaaggggaggagaaataaaGTTAAAGGTTGTTTGTTCTCAAAACAGGCTTCCCTCAACCACTCTCCTTGCTTCTAGTCTCATGTCCATTCCTTAGGTGGAGGAATTCAACAAGCAGGGCAGGGACAAAAAAGATGCTGAGTGGGGCCCAACTCAGGTCTTAGGGGAAGACTTTATTGTCGGGGCGCAATATTAAGAATATGCCCTTATATGTCTATGACAAGTTTGTGGAAAAGGAGCATCTTGCAATGTTTTTAAAGGGTGTAAATTGAACTCTCAAGTGCAACAGAGAGCAGATAAGCAGGGAATATTTACAGAGTGACCAAGTGGTGAATTTTCATTACTGACTAATGGACTTCATTGATATCAGGTTATGTGGTTGGGTCTCAATCCCGATAAAGGAGTTTGCTGGGGTGTGTCAGATATGGCACAGCTTTCTCCAAAATGATCAGTTTGGAAAGCAATTTCCACACCTTAAACCCAATATAAAGGGTAGAAGCTGCTCCAGGCAGCCTTACTTGCTCCAGCACCTTTTCCCTTCAGACAAAATGAAAATCCTTGTGAGTATTTGCTTATGCTTCTTTATGCTCTTGTGGTGGCTGTCTGCAGAGTATGTTCATATCCAATATGTCTTggatttcagggttcttagacaAACACTGTGTGTGCTTCTAAGCTTCTGTGATTAAATTAATGATGTCTTTGTCAGGAATAGTGTTGAATATTAAGTCAAATAGTTGTTTGTCTATTGTCTACTTTTTGAGatgtttcttaaaagaaaaaagaaaaattttggaaatacctagaaaattttaatttggaaaatatttaaacataattctTATTATGAATTTTAGAGGAAAAGTAATCGTTTTAGGATAACTACATTTACTATCTAAAAGAGAAGtggtaagttaaaaataataatgtcagTAATATTAACGATAGTAATAATAGCAGCAATCATTTCCTAAATGTATTCTATGCCTTATGCTAAACATTTCACATGAATAATTTCATTGATTCACTTCAACAACTCCAAGAGCTGAGTAgtattaccccattttacagatgagaagactgaagCATAGAAGAATGTGATTTTCCCAAGCCAGTGAATTTGGAATTTAGCCTTGAAATTTACCCAGCGTAGGCCCCACTTACAGGAGAAATGACAAAGCATCTCTGTCATGACCACTCCTACTCCTCCAACTGACTATAGCCCCGACCCCACTCTTTCCCAAAGCTCCTCACCGCAGTGCTCCACGGGCAATTGGACTATGTTCTGATCTTTATCAGAACTCCTTCCTCCAGTCTCTATCCCTTATTCTCATTTAGAAGCTGAGGGAGAAAGTAGAATGATAAGTACCTCCCCATAAGGTGCTAAAGGCTGTTAGTTTAAAGAGTTTCCTTTTCCAGGAGTCTCTTGATTTTCCAAGAGGAGGCCTGACCTGAATCATAAAACTGTAACTGTGGTATATTAATCTCAGTGTTGGATGGGTGGTTATTTGGAGGCAGGGGCTACTTCCTGAGCTCTCTCTAATTATACCACTAAGGTGGTCAGTCCTCCATCTACAGTCCTCTGTTCATGCCCCCGTATTAAATCCATTAACAGAATAGCATGGGGGCGGGAAGGAGTGGTGGGGGAgcggggtggaaatggagacaactgtacttgaataacaataaaaaaagtaaaaaaaaaaaaaaagaatagcatgGAAGTGTTAGAGGCTACTGGAGCCACCCAAAGCCAGAGAAGATTTGACCCTATGCAAGTGAGCAGGTGGGATACCTGCACACAGGTCTTTGCTAGACACTGCCCGCAGTCATCAGGAGAGCGATGTTATTGGCAATATAAAAAGTACAGTAGAAAAGTCCCACTGACAGTTCTCAAAAATACCTACCTTCTAGCAGACCCCCTCCAGCCACAGTTTTCAATAATAGTACAGGTCACTGTGATGTCAGAAGAGACTGCACAAAGCCAGGATCAGAATATTGCACTTGACTTTTACACAAGTACAGCAAAATGTCAGACCTGCCTCACTGTCAGTTCCATGACCTGCTGGCCTAACATTTGTCTGATGGTAACATTAAGGCACAGGTTGTAGGAGAACAAGGTTTTCCTTGATGTCACCCTCAAAAGTTAATCATGTCCCAAGCATCTTATTTTCATAGTTTCCCTTAGAAATCCATTCTATCTATTGCCCATGAATCCACTTTTAATCTGTTTTaccacaccctccccccccccttttctttttaccaGAAGACACAAATTGACTTCTTGCAGTCCAAAACCAGAATGAATCACACCAGGGTATTCCCACAGTAAAATCAGCCATTTCTTACTGCTCTTCTGCCCCAACTTCttcctggcataagaacacatGCTATGTAGAAGTTTTTGATGTTGGAAAGGGCTGGGAATTGGGTGACAGACATAGAACCTTGTATCTGGTAAGAGCATGAACTCAAAAAATACctgttaaatgagtgaatgtgtgtgtaattttatactttgaaaatgGACTGTCGACGGTCCATGACCACACACCAGTGTCTCTGGGTGTGTTTTCTGAGATGTTTATGCTAGTTCTGCACAGTGTCCCCTCATTCCTCTGTCTTCAATGACTACCCTATAGAAGATGGAAGTGACTGGTCTGTTTTTCAGGTGTTGTCTCTGGTGGTGCTAGCCACCTTTGGAACACAATCTTATGGATTCGAGGTGAGTTGATTCATTATGAACTTTATAGCTTGGAGATGttgggaaaagaaaaggcagaaataagATAATTTGAAGGACAGTAGGAGTCCATAGTATTTGGGATAGAATCCCAGAAATAACAAATAATGGAAACAACAagattgattatttctttccaactataatatcttaaaaaatgtaaggtattactttaaaatatggcCAATCTCATTTTTCCTGTGATGTCATTGCTTTTCCTATGTAATAAATAATCAACTATGAGGAAAAGttttacattcttattttaacatgtattttcaGTCTGGGATCCCAGAAGAGAGGTTTTAGGCTTCGATTTCTTGTTCATAGAAGGTGGGAGGCTTTATTTTGCTGGGAGGGATCCTTTAAAATGCGTGGGATTTATGGAAAtaccattatttttttgttgtcaaTCTAGGTGTACAACATCATCAGCCCAAACAACAATGGTGGCAATATTCAAGAGACAATGACAattgacaatgaaaaaaatgctgcCACCATTAACATCCATGCAGGATCATGCTCCTCTACCACGGTTTTTGACTATAAACATGTAAGCAGCAAGGGAATTTTTGTATTCTTCAAGACTAGGCTTCggaagggcagaggggcaggcatTTTGGACACAGTTGAATTCTAAAATGTATCCTGCAATTCCATCAGGATTTCCTTacttctgcttttccttttaaatgatcAATCTATTGAttaaccaacaaacaaaatcatttctaagaaaaaaaacatgacagGAACACATGTTTACTTGACCTTTTTAGGTGGAAATTGGAAGTGTGATGATATTGTCTCACTACAGCTTCAGAAAGAATGATCAAAGCCCAGAGCAATGCCTGGAACACAgattctcaaaaatatttgtcaGATAAATAAGAATGAATTAGGGCttctaatacaaaatattatgcaAAAAGACCAATTATGAAAAAGTTGCAAATTGCCAGAAATCCAGCGCAACTATACACATTTAAGTAGGCATGTAGGCTACACAATAAATCATGCTTCTTCTGTAAGAAGGCAAGTATGTTAATTAAAAACACCAAACTATTTTCAAGTTTTAGTTGCTGTTATTAATACTAAGTCTCAGAAACCTACTCAGAAAACTTATTCTGTCCTTTATCCAAGTCTTCCtctgtttgttttccatttgttccACTAACATTATGAGTTTGCTTTTAGCTGTGCCCAGTAGATGTGGGAGAGCTGTTATTCATTTCTtgttattcttttctccttttcttgtagAAACATCCTCACATGCTTCCTCTCCACTGGTATGGGGGGCTCCACATTTGAGAGTGTGGGGTCTttgaaaaaatacagtttaaaaggAAGCTGTACTGAAATTGTTTCTAGGCAGTTTCCAAAGAAATCCTAAAAGTATCTTAAAAAATGGAGTGGTGAGGATTTGGTTTAAGTCTCTTCCACTATTGTCACACTTGGCCTGTgtctatttttgaattttagGAACTGGCAATTTGTGAGAAGTGAAAAATAGGAAGTAGAAGGGTGTATGTCTTACAGAGTGTACCATTATTTGGAACTCTGAAGAGTTCCACCCTAGCTGAGGATTAGATGGCCTCAGGTTCCTTCTGGCTCCATGGTACTCATCCTCAACTGCTCTTCCAATTCTTACTTTTCCAACCCATCCCTACCCGACAGCTTGTTTTAGAGGTAGAgaaaagatggggaaaaggtGGGGAAAAGATGGTAGAGGAGGGAAGCATATATGAAGCATGTGTGGGGGGGGTGAAGGTAGGTGTAGGTATGATAAGCAGAATTTCTAAAGCAACAGTGTCCAGTGGAACTTTCTGCggtgatggaaatgttcaatATCTGCATTTTCCAATAGGGAAGCAGCTAGCCACTTGTGGCTATTGAGCCCTTGAAAAATGTGACAgagaaagtacattttaaatcatattgattttgattttaaatttaaagagctATAATGTGGCTAAAAACTAACATATTGGGAAACACAGTTCTAAAGAATATTGTATATTCTCCAAATCCAGGAAGAGGCTGGACAAAATGTATAGAAAGAGCCAGAGAGCTCTGCTTCTCAATCTTTCAGATCACAAACTGCAGACCCTTGTTCCATGACATGAAAAGTGGGGCACAAATCCTGGGTTCTCACAATTTCAGAGACAGAGATGacagtgaaaaagtaaaaatactatGTCAAAGAAGTCAAGTGGACAGGACTGACTGCAGATTGAAGAGAAATCACATGTACTCACTGTGCATGCTCAAGGCTTTCTCATGGTTCATATGTCATTCTCACCAAGTTCACAacccagggagctgggaggggcagtAACTGTGCTCTTGCTGCCTCAGGGCTACATTGCATCCAGGATGCTCTCCCGAAGAGCCTGCTACATCCTGAAGATGGACCACAAAGCTATCCCTGCCCTGGACCAACTCAAACGGTACATCTACGAAAGGCAGGTAAATATTTCCCATTCTTGAGCCAGGGATTACTGATGACTATGAAAAATGAAGAGGGTAAAGCGATCATAATACTATACCTTACTGCTCTCCACTTATtagtattttcacatttattgtttttgttgctggAGTATATCTCTTAGCTTGATTTCCACCATACAACCCCaaatacaagaaattttaataaattccagTGTTTCTGTGGAAAGGGCTACACAACTTCTTTTCTCAGAGCAAGGCTCAAAGAAATAGTGGATGGCAAAAAAGAAGTGGAGTTATAATATCCAATGATGCAAGGTGCAAAGAAACAATATAGtatagacaaaataaataaacactgcATGAAGCTAGATATCTGGGGTGTGATTCTCCCTCCATAGCTTTCCATTTGTGCCACCTTTGGCACAGGAATCACTCTCTTTAGTTTCACTGTCACCACCAGTGAAATAATGTTGGTAACAACAAGGCTTCTCTGGAGACCAAGTGGTCAGGAAGAGGCGATATCTAGAATCCCTGACCTTCTATTTAATAATCTGAAAAAGTCACCAGTTAGAATGAGGTATACCAGATGATATCAATTTATTTCTACCCAATCCCACTCTCTTATACCGGTCTAGGCTCTGAACACCATGTTCTCCAACAAATACACCTGGGTCAAGTACAACCCACTGCAGTCTCTGATCACAGACGTGAAATGGTTTGTGTTTGGGTCACCCATTGAGCAGCTCTGCAAACATGTCCCCTTGTATAAGGGGGAAGTGGTTGAAAAGACACGTGAGTACCAGTAAATCATTCCTTCaccaaatattttctgaaagctCTAATGTGCCCCACACTCTGCCAGGTGTTGTgtgaaacacaaataaataaaaaacatgactCGATTCTGCTTACTTTAGGAATTAAATCCCAACCATGTTAGGAGAgatacagaaatgaagaaaacccTGCCTGCAAGGAACATGTAGTCTGGTGGAAAAGCCAACCCATTAACACAGAGCATGGAATAAAAGCAGATCCCTGGGTGTGAAGGAAAGGCTATTGTACTGTACTATTGGAAACCCTAATGTACTGTACATGGTGTGCATGGTGACTGCAGTTAATAACATAACACTGTATGCTTGCCAGTTACTGAGAGAAGTCGTAAGCATTCTCACCACACATGAAAACCGAGTTACCTGTGTTAACTATGTGATATGATGGCTGTGTCACCTTGATCTTGTGATCTTTCTaccatgtgtatatacatacatcaaATCATCATGgtgtacacttaaaatatatacagatatgtttgtcaattatttctcagaaaagtaaTATTCTCAGAATCCAGGATAAAGTTGGCCCAAGAAAAAGCAGGCAAAGTGCCCTGGCAGGGAATAAAAGTCCTGAGTCATCCAGGTAGCACATGTCACTGCAGTCACTACTGGTATTTTTATACAAAGTCTCTAAATACAGAAGAAaggccagagggaaagagaggctgAGCCACAAGAGCAACAAAGAGCAACAAAAATTCCCCCAGAGTAGTGGAAggtagataaagaaaaaaaatagcattcaATACATTTGCACTGCCCAGAAAAACTTCTAGTGAAgacatttttctgtttgtaaGGTCATTAGTATTTATGAGTAAAGACACATAGGCGTGGCATTAATGTATAACATCAATTGAATTGAGCCAGACAGTACTTCTTGGAGTTGTCACTCTATTTAAGTtagtatattattttcctttgcaaTATGAGTATAGCTAAAATCTTGGGCAACATGAAATTACATGTACAGCCACTAGTCAAGACATTGACAAGAGGTGCTGGTTTGCTGCATTCTAATAATGTATTTCTTAATGTCCTTTCTTCAAAAATGTTCCCCTTTTCAGAAAACATCGGTGCTCAAGGCTGTGCAAAGGCTGGGCTCCTGGGCATCTTTGGGATCTCCATCTGCGCGGATGTTCATGTTTAAGCATCAGCCCACTGGTtgcatcttttcaaagaaatacatCCTTTGGTTTCTACTCAGCAACCAAATTAAATTCTGTCCCAATGCCCCAGCTAAGTTTGAGATTCAGTAGTAAAACATAAATACTACATTCACAGATATctgagtgtttgtttttttgtaaacAGCAAAGGGATGTCAAGCAATGTTTATGTCAATATgtggaaggaaagaaatttcAGGGATTTCAAGTGAAGTACATACAGCATGAAAATTTCCAGATAATAGGGTTGGGTCACATGCAGACTGGTCAGTGGATATGAGTCTCCGTATTTGCTGCTGCTCACTGACAAGTGGCCCATTTGTCTGCCAACACACAGGGGGAGGAACCAGGGCGGTGCAGGGGCTCAGCTGCTGAGGTGAAAGGAACTATCCCCTCTAACAAAGCATCCAATTTTGAGGGTCACTTACATGACTTTTAGCTCATCAAAGCAGTAGGCTCAACCTACTTTGATGTACTTTGCTCCAGAGTGAGGAGAGGAGATTGTTAGAACACCCATCACCCAGAAAAAGATGAACCTTATTGAAAATCTTAGCAGAAGTGAGAACCTAATAGGAAATTCCAAGCCCATAAATAGAAGGGAAGCAATTTCACTATTTCAAAGAAATTGCATAATATGAGAAAATTTCCCGATCATATAGGTGGTTCTCCTGTTGACTGACCATCTGGGTGCAAGTtcgggaaaaaaaagaagtactttaACAAGAACATCTATCTGTCATCAACTGTCCCTGCTCCTAACACTATACTACTTATCACCATTACTGAATACAGTTAAGGCACTGAATACAGTGCCCGAACCCATGGCTCAGCACCAGGATGGGTTTGCTAGAGGAAGGGGCCCACCATAGtcaagaaagttatttttttgttgGGGAAGGGagacatttgtttaaaaacatttgtaataaTAGTAAAAGGGAGTATAATAAACTGCCAAATGAATGGTAGAATCTATTAGCTGGGAACTGGATATTTGCAAGTGATGAAACCCAAGTCTAACAGGGATGGAATTTATTGTCTTAGCTTACTATAGAAGGAGGAATATTCTTATCTTGGGTGGCTAGAAGTAGGTATTTTAAGGTGGCCAGactctttttccctctgtctcaacttttctttctccttatcaGCCTCAGCATCTTACACTGGCTTTCTCCATGAGGGCAGAATCCAACTCTGCTGTTGGCCCCAAGGTCCCCATTACCCCATGGTCAtcctcagagagaaagagattccttttgtttgaatttcaaatttaaaaacttctggGAAAGGACCCTAATCAAATCATTTGGGGGCACATTCTTACTCCTGTGGCCAGGACTGGTGGGgttggggctggaggtgggaagaaggggtGTTATGATTGGCAACCCCCTTTCAATCTACTGCTCAGAGATGTGttatcttcattaatttttatgataGTCCCATTGTTAAAACAAAACTTTCAGTTCTACTTTCTCCTTTAAGTCAGTTAACCCTGCTCAGTGCTAGTGTCACCCTGAGCAGCAGGCAGAGGAGCGGGTCCATATGGCAGTCTGAGGAAACACCACTAGTTGATCATTGCTGTAGGCAGTCTACAGAAGCTCTGAGAGGCTCATGCTCCACTTGTACAGGGTTTGGGGACAGGCCAGAGGGCCCAGTGCTGTAGGGATGTAGGCTCATGGACAGTGACAACTCTGCTCAAGGAGTATGCCTCAGGGGACAGCCTGGGTAAGAGAGAGGGCTGGGGATCAGCCTGGctgagggagagggctggggggacaGATTGGGTGAGGGGCAGGCCTGTGGGGGACAGCGTGGGTAAGAGAGAGGGCGGGCGGGCAGCCTGGGTGAGGGAGAGGGTACAAGCACCACCACAACTGACACAAGCCAATGGAAAGGTTCTGTAGAAAGAATTGCCGAGATGGAGGTCAACTGTAGGGTTGGTATCTCCACCCTAGGTGGGCAGCAGCTTATTCTAGGCAGGATAAAGAGCTGAGCTCCCGATCTTTGAAAAATTTAGGACGGGTTTGCAGGGAGCTAGAGAACAGACAATGGGCAGCTACTGCCCTGGGCTATGGTCCAGCTGCCTACACCCACAGACCTGAGGCTCAAGGCCAGTGGGTTCTTCCCTGAGGCTGCTCAGAGCAGCAGGAGAGGTGGGGACAGTTAGGAGTGCTAACAGCTGGGGTGGAAGGGATCATGATTTTCCTCCCAAAGGGAAGTCAGTGGAAAGTCATTCTCTGTGCTAGGAGACCAGGGAACTTGACCTCTGTCTTGGATATCCTCTCTCTGAGAAGGGCCTCCTGAGCTAGGGTGGAAGTTTTGCATGAATCTCAGATTTCTTGGAGGTAGGGTTTTGTGTGGTTCCCAGCTGGGATTTAGACATGACAAAGGCTTTCTGGTGATCCCTCAGAGTACATGTTTGCAGGAGGATAAGGGCAAACCTCAGGAAATCTGACGTACTATCTTGGCCCAGCACCAAATCCTGGCTGAGAAGAGCACCACCCAGTTCAGGTCCCAGCAGGCTCATGCTTGAGGCCtcggggtggggatggggactgTGAATAGAAAAACAGAAGGTACAAAGGACAAAAGCCTTTTCTTCACCACAGTTTCTCTAAGAAACCAGGGCATGTGTGGTCACGGTGTGAATTTAGTGTCAGGTCACGGACTGACACTAAAGCATGGGGGTGACACATTCACCATTTCTGCACTGAGTCCGGAAGTCTGTGTTCCTATGTGCCCCGGAGGCTCCCCCATCAGTGACCACGATGACAGCATCTGAGGGGCAGCTGGTGGTGGTGAAGACAGCTCAGCTGTGGGTGCCCAGTCCCCTTTTCCCCATCAGGAGAAGGGAGCACTGGCGGTTTTGGCAGAGGTTCAATGacagcagctgccccaggagagaaaaaaaagaagagaaaaaaggtacTTCTTGGAATATCAAAGGTCAAATTCTTAGCCACCTCTTAGGCACTCCCATGGGAAACTTAAAAATTAGTCCAATGGACTTTGCAAGTTTTTCAATCACAGGTGAAGGGCACCATCTGTTATTAATGTTAGTGTGACCATATTTTAAACAGAAGGCTGGTAGCCCTGAGAAACATGGACTATGTTTGGGTCAGAATCGGGGCACTGGACTTATATTCAAATATGTGAATTTTCCTGAGTGCTGGATTAGACATTAACAATAGTCATCAGTAGGTGGTTCTATAGACTCGTGTTTGTGTCTCCCTTTGAAGTCCCCAGAAAGTTCCCTTGTAACTTCCACCACAAGCAtggacacagtgagaaggacacagtgagaagatggccatctgtgAACCAGacagagagctctcaccagacacaGAATCTGCTATACCTTCATTTGGactttctagcctccagaactatgagaaataagtgtttgttgtttataagccacccaatctACAGAATTTTTGAAATTTGCCCTCCTAATTCTGACTCCTGAAAGACCTAAGTCCTAGTATGTACACAgaagattatttttctaaaaaagattttattcatttttagagagagggcaagggagggagaaagagagggagagaaacatcagtgtgtggttgcctcttgcatgccccctactggggacctgacctgcaacccaggcatgtgccctgactgggaattgaacttgtgactcttttgttcacaggctgcattcaatccactgagctacaccagtcagggcagaaaattctttataaaataacaatTGAACTTGTAACGTGAAGGAACAAAATCTTCCTATAAGGTCTAGAAGACTGCCAGGACAGAGCTATTATAGCCCAGTTAATGACAGCCAAGAGTGATGCTGCACAGAAGCACAGCAGGCCTTGAACCCCGAATTTCTGGGAGAGGTCCAGTCTAGCTAGCTGGGTCTCTGACAGGATGGTTCCATATGTAAACAAACATGATGGGTGCATTTGGGTCCTTGAAAACTTCCAGAAGTAACAGGTATGTTACAATAGTCGGGAGGAGCCTGAAGGTATTGGGAATTTCAGGAGGAGCTTAAGCTCAGACgtctggggtggggatgggggaattGGCATAAGAGCAGTCAGTAGGCCAGTTCTCACACCATCACAGAGGGCTCGGGAGCAGGGGTTTGGGCAACTGTAATAGGGACTCAGGCACATGGGATAAGACAGGGACAGGTTCCCAGAGCTGGAGTGAAGGTGGAGGCTGGCTGTCAGGGTCGAGGTATATATAGGTTTGGGTGAACTGACAGCTATGGTGACTTAACTCTGGGAACTCACTGGGTCAGGCCTTGAGGCTAGATACTGCTCTGTGGTCCTCTCAGGGCTTTCGGTTGATTAAGCCTTGGCCTGTCACATATCTCCATTTTCCTTAACCTCAGCAAGCTACATGGGACCAAACCCATGGGTTCCAAGCCTCTGGCCTACCCCATCATACCATAGCTGAGCCCAGAGGTTTATCTTGGGCCTTCCCCTGCAATTGCCTTTCCATTCATGGCTGTAGGTAGCCACACCACATTATGACTCCACAGAGTTGGCACTCAGCTCCGTCTCCTGTGGACTGGTGTTGAGATCACCCAGAGTTCTCCCACTCCATGCAAACACACTCTTCagcactccctcctcccagctccaccccagtCCCACCCTATTTAAAATGCTCCAAACTCCAACATAACCTCTGTGGACATCTATATCTGTATCTCCAACATTCCTTCCTCTGTTTATTCCCTTTCTAAGGGAAGGGGAGCCAGGatgttctgtgtggtgtgggtagagctgtctctgtccctcccagcTACAGTGGTGACCAGTTAAAGAACCAGTgctagacttccagcaagatggaggcataggtggacacaccgtacttCCACGCATAActaagattggaacaacaacaaattagaggcagaataacacccagaactgacagaaaatttatctgaatggaagttggacagccaagaagttgaaatagacctgtttatccagaccagtaggaggggcagagacaatcAGCTGGCGCAGGTTGCagcacggagaacagggagaattgagCGCAGAAGGCAACCGGGAGCCCgggagtgcataaggcatctggggtgtgcaagatcgcagcgggtggaccctgagtatgcaagcggcagctggcagacccaggtaggcagtgattgtggagcagggcagagcgtgcaaccaaggatcccagggaaggaactgaggttccatggagaatggagctaccactgccattgttccccctagatcccgccctcacatacaacatcacaatctagtgactggggtgcccagccctggtgaacacctaaggctctgcccctcaccgtaacaggagtgaccagactgaaaaaacaaatagctcaaacagaagaacaaatcagtgccccagaactcatccttttgagtgactaagagatagctaacctatcagatgcacagttcaaaacactggtaatcaggaagctcacagagttggttgattttggtcacaaattagatgaaaaaatgcaggttaccataaaagaaatgaaggaaaatgcatagagaactaatagtgatgggaagaaaactgagactcaaaacaatagagtgggccagaaggaagaaagaaacaaccaaacaggaaagaatggagaaataagaatttaaaaaaactaggaggagcttaggaacctccaggatatctttaaacgttccaacatccgaattatgggggtaccagaaggggaagaggaagagcaacagattgagcatgtatttgaacataataaaggagaacttccccaatctggcaaaggaaatagacttccaggaagtccaggaagctcagagagccccaaagaagttggacccaagaagaaacacaccaaggcacatcataattacattagccaaggtaaaaatga is a genomic window of Phyllostomus discolor isolate MPI-MPIP mPhyDis1 chromosome 6, mPhyDis1.pri.v3, whole genome shotgun sequence containing:
- the GKN2 gene encoding gastrokine-2, yielding MKILVLSLVVLATFGTQSYGFEVYNIISPNNNGGNIQETMTIDNEKNAATINIHAGSCSSTTVFDYKHGYIASRMLSRRACYILKMDHKAIPALDQLKRYIYERQALNTMFSNKYTWVKYNPLQSLITDVKWFVFGSPIEQLCKHVPLYKGEVVEKTQNIGAQGCAKAGLLGIFGISICADVHV